The Phycisphaeraceae bacterium genome has a window encoding:
- a CDS encoding membrane dipeptidase translates to MSNRIAPILLILALLALGFVSLAAAQEAAPAQNGAAAQDEAALRARVMRLLQKVPLIDGHNDTPGQFRRRVAGHVDQLNFRDTTTLTPPMHTDLTRLRAGGVGGQFWSVFIPISRFGGEPGDVQRVIEQMDLVRRLVAAYPDDLELAFTADDIVRIHRQGKIASLMGMEGGHSIENSLAALRALYHLGARYMSITHAKNLAWADSATDEPLHGGLTPFGKEVIREMNRLGMLVDLAHVSPDTMHDALDVAEAPVIFSHSSAKTICGHARNVPDDVLTRVKDNRGVVMVCFLISYVSEELRLHAEARQQMLAQLRQEHPDPSQGDAMAAAIRDWDAANPAPVATLSQVADHIDHIRAVAGIDCIGIGSDYDGMPPGPAGLEDVSTYPALFVELLRRGYSDEDIAKIAGLNVLRVMREVEQTAARLQTERKPSDALITELDRR, encoded by the coding sequence ATGTCAAACCGAATCGCGCCCATCCTGCTCATCCTCGCCCTTCTCGCGCTCGGGTTCGTGTCCCTCGCCGCCGCCCAGGAAGCCGCCCCCGCGCAGAACGGCGCCGCCGCCCAGGACGAGGCCGCCCTCCGCGCCCGCGTCATGCGCCTCCTCCAGAAAGTCCCCCTCATCGACGGCCACAACGACACGCCGGGGCAGTTTCGCCGCCGCGTGGCGGGCCACGTCGATCAACTGAACTTCCGCGACACCACCACCCTCACCCCGCCCATGCACACCGACCTGACCCGCCTGCGCGCCGGCGGCGTGGGCGGGCAGTTCTGGAGCGTCTTCATCCCCATCTCCAGGTTCGGCGGCGAGCCGGGCGACGTGCAGCGCGTCATCGAGCAGATGGACCTCGTCCGCCGCCTGGTGGCCGCCTACCCCGATGACCTCGAACTCGCCTTCACCGCCGATGACATCGTCCGCATCCACCGGCAGGGCAAGATCGCCTCCCTCATGGGCATGGAGGGCGGCCACTCCATCGAGAACTCCCTCGCGGCCCTTCGCGCCCTCTACCACCTGGGCGCGCGGTACATGTCCATCACCCACGCCAAGAATCTCGCCTGGGCCGACTCCGCCACCGATGAGCCGCTGCACGGCGGCCTCACCCCCTTCGGAAAAGAAGTCATCCGCGAAATGAACCGGCTGGGCATGCTCGTCGATCTCGCCCATGTCTCGCCCGACACCATGCACGACGCCCTCGATGTCGCCGAGGCGCCCGTCATCTTCTCCCACTCCTCCGCCAAGACCATCTGCGGCCACGCCCGCAACGTGCCCGACGATGTGCTCACCCGCGTGAAAGACAACCGCGGCGTCGTCATGGTCTGCTTCCTCATCTCTTACGTCTCGGAAGAGTTACGACTCCACGCCGAAGCCCGCCAGCAGATGCTCGCCCAGCTGCGGCAGGAGCACCCGGACCCCTCGCAGGGCGACGCGATGGCCGCCGCCATCCGCGACTGGGACGCCGCCAACCCGGCCCCCGTCGCCACGCTCTCGCAGGTGGCCGACCACATCGACCACATTCGCGCCGTCGCCGGCATCGACTGCATCGGCATCGGCTCGGATTACGACGGCATGCCCCCCGGCCCCGCCGGTCTGGAGGATGTCTCCACCTACCCCGCCCTGTTCGTGGAACTGCTCCGCCGGGGGTACAGCGATGAGGACATCGCCAAGATCGCGGGGCTCAACGTGCTGCGCGTGATGCGCGAAGTGGAGCAGACCGCCGCCCGGCTGCAGACCGAGCGCAAGCCGTCGGATGCGCTGATCACGGAGCTGGATCGGCGGTAG
- a CDS encoding aminotransferase class V-fold PLP-dependent enzyme: MSGAAMARPVDVAALRRHVPSLAGGTVLLENAGGSQAPACVSDAIRDYMRTTYVQLGAGYDMSRRATTTVELAHTFINRLMNGEGDGAVILGSSSTVLCTIVADCYSEVLRPGDEIVLAECGHEANIGPWLRAAKRSGAAVKWWPIDRATTATTVEALTPLLSERTRLVCFPHVSNLLGEILDVPAIVAAARDRAPGARAVVDGVAFAPHRPIDVAAWGVDWYFYSTYKVYGPHMAALFGRHDALAELTGPNHFFIPKDQVPYKFELGGCSHEGCAGLLALQDYLADIVRLMDGAAPRRTGGLLDRETIRRAFEIMGECEIPLQRRVIEYLRSKPAVRIIGPSHGEPSRVGTISFVHRSRSSHEIAQHANDRGIGIRHGHMYAHRLCTALGIEPEDGVVRVSLVHYNSMDDLERLFVVLDEVL, from the coding sequence ATGAGCGGCGCGGCGATGGCTCGACCGGTGGACGTGGCCGCGCTGCGCCGGCACGTTCCCTCGCTGGCGGGCGGCACGGTGCTGCTGGAGAACGCGGGCGGGTCGCAGGCGCCCGCGTGCGTGTCCGACGCGATCCGCGACTACATGCGGACGACCTACGTGCAGCTCGGCGCCGGGTACGACATGTCGCGCCGCGCCACGACCACCGTCGAACTGGCCCACACGTTCATCAACCGGCTGATGAACGGCGAGGGCGACGGCGCCGTCATCCTCGGCTCGTCCAGCACGGTGCTGTGCACGATCGTCGCGGACTGCTATTCGGAAGTGCTGCGGCCCGGCGATGAGATCGTGCTGGCCGAGTGCGGGCACGAGGCGAACATCGGCCCGTGGCTGCGGGCGGCGAAGCGGTCGGGAGCGGCGGTGAAGTGGTGGCCCATTGATCGCGCCACGACCGCAACCACGGTGGAAGCGCTCACGCCGCTGCTGAGCGAACGAACCCGGCTGGTGTGCTTCCCCCACGTCTCCAACCTGCTGGGCGAGATTCTGGATGTGCCGGCAATCGTCGCGGCGGCGCGCGACAGGGCGCCGGGGGCGCGGGCCGTCGTGGACGGCGTGGCCTTCGCCCCTCACCGCCCCATCGACGTGGCGGCGTGGGGCGTGGACTGGTACTTCTACTCCACCTACAAGGTGTACGGTCCGCACATGGCGGCGCTGTTCGGGCGTCACGACGCGCTCGCCGAGTTGACCGGCCCCAACCACTTCTTCATCCCGAAGGACCAGGTGCCCTACAAGTTCGAACTTGGCGGCTGCTCGCACGAGGGCTGCGCCGGGCTGCTGGCGCTGCAGGATTACCTGGCGGACATCGTGCGGCTGATGGACGGTGCGGCGCCGCGTCGAACGGGCGGACTGCTCGACCGCGAGACGATCCGCCGGGCGTTCGAGATCATGGGCGAGTGCGAGATCCCGCTTCAGCGGCGGGTGATCGAGTACCTGCGGTCCAAACCCGCGGTGCGGATCATCGGCCCCTCGCACGGCGAACCCTCGCGCGTAGGTACGATCAGCTTCGTTCACCGCTCGCGCTCATCGCACGAGATCGCCCAGCACGCCAACGATCGCGGCATCGGCATCCGCCACGGCCACATGTACGCCCACCGGCTCTGCACGGCGCTGGGCATCGAACCCGAGGACGGCGTGGTGCGCGTGTCGCTGGTCCACTACAACTCGATGGATGACCTGGAGCGGCTCTTCGTGGTGCTGGACGAGGTGCTGTAG
- a CDS encoding DUF3149 domain-containing protein, which produces MPIPLPVLVRIAVTAALCAHAFFVYTTARCLARTFGFDVGVLLLGIVVTTVMMIPFIWVYWIVDLPDIWQKHLRPIRRWRSNRCPGCGYSRTGAASAVCPECGVTWTEPPPYRVGWPTVKRFTIIVLIALTIGTAAGEMRILLDERAFLREAESAPDGVAARPRGWPNGGHWLFHDPLQGPIAGDRSWGASTVVPMPYQPHRDAHDSHPQAPSEDHGE; this is translated from the coding sequence GTGCCCATTCCTCTCCCGGTGCTGGTGCGAATCGCTGTCACCGCGGCGCTCTGCGCTCACGCCTTTTTCGTATACACGACCGCGCGGTGCCTGGCGCGGACCTTCGGATTCGATGTCGGCGTGCTCCTGCTGGGCATCGTCGTGACCACGGTGATGATGATTCCCTTCATCTGGGTCTACTGGATCGTGGATCTGCCGGACATCTGGCAGAAGCACCTGCGCCCGATCCGTCGCTGGCGGTCCAACCGATGCCCCGGCTGCGGGTACTCCCGAACCGGGGCGGCGTCAGCCGTCTGCCCGGAGTGCGGCGTCACCTGGACCGAGCCGCCTCCCTACCGGGTCGGGTGGCCCACGGTGAAGCGCTTCACGATCATCGTGCTGATCGCCCTCACGATCGGGACGGCGGCGGGCGAGATGCGCATCCTGCTGGATGAGCGGGCCTTTCTGCGCGAGGCGGAATCGGCGCCCGACGGCGTCGCCGCCCGCCCGCGAGGGTGGCCCAACGGCGGGCACTGGCTCTTCCACGACCCATTGCAGGGGCCCATCGCCGGCGACCGATCGTGGGGGGCTTCCACCGTCGTGCCAATGCCCTATCAACCCCACCGCGACGCCCACGATTCGCACCCGCAAGCGCCTTCCGAAGATCACGGCGAGTGA
- a CDS encoding UbiD family decarboxylase has translation MKPTLRDFIEELDRAGELHRVRVPVSPMLEITEIADRVSKSPCARESASARAFDPDHAGFGGKALLFEHVEDCDFPLAINVFGSYRRMEMALGVDQSGGFEAIARRIASLTRPQPPSGLRDMIAKAREFLPLLRIPPRRVRRGVCQEVVKLSSRGEVDLTRLPLIKCWPLDGDPVAVGYDMTPEQSRTAAGKGRYITFAGMHTIHHDDRNAPKPASHNIGMYRAQLVDATHLVMHWHMHHDGAAHWRSWKRAGEKRMPIAICFGGESVLPYAATSPLPPGLSELLMAGFLNGRGIPLVRARTVPLWVPANSEIVIEGWVSTECGGIGWVPPRKASRDQGVEGSRESGSPSHQIATSPDDLGPGAAFEGPFGDHTGFYSLPDRYPIVEVTAVTHRREAIFPATIVGLPPQEDYAMGKATERIFLPLLRTLIHDIEDYHLPMFGCFHNGAFVKIRKQYPLQARRVMHAIWGAGQMAWTKMIVVVDDDVNVHDEQAVLRAMFEHCHFTRDAEMVNGPLDILDHAAPRLGAGTKIGFDATRRMTGEEVGGMGIEPPSRPAGGAKEVAQHLGADRAAVAPDFGLGRLVFLAAPKRGPGDGRRAIEQAWRVIPSPGAAFVVAVDAGTDLDNWERVFFLLCANADPGRDRVVELKEGRPTGRIGFDATTKLRGEAANGEPTRDYPPILDMDAAIRQRVEQRWREYGFTR, from the coding sequence ATGAAGCCCACGCTGCGCGACTTCATCGAGGAACTGGACCGGGCGGGTGAACTGCACCGCGTCCGCGTGCCGGTTTCGCCCATGCTGGAGATCACCGAGATCGCCGACCGCGTGAGCAAATCCCCCTGCGCCCGCGAGAGCGCATCGGCCCGCGCGTTTGACCCCGATCACGCCGGGTTTGGCGGCAAGGCCCTGCTCTTCGAGCACGTCGAGGACTGCGACTTCCCGCTGGCGATCAACGTGTTCGGATCGTACCGGCGGATGGAGATGGCGCTGGGGGTGGATCAATCGGGCGGCTTCGAGGCCATCGCCCGACGAATCGCCTCGCTCACCAGGCCGCAGCCGCCCTCGGGGCTGCGCGACATGATCGCCAAGGCGCGGGAGTTCCTGCCCCTGCTGCGCATCCCGCCCAGGCGCGTGCGGCGGGGCGTGTGCCAGGAAGTCGTGAAACTCTCCAGCCGGGGCGAGGTGGACCTGACGCGGCTGCCGCTGATCAAGTGCTGGCCGCTCGATGGCGATCCCGTCGCGGTGGGCTACGACATGACGCCGGAGCAGTCCCGCACCGCCGCCGGCAAGGGGCGGTACATCACCTTCGCGGGCATGCACACGATCCATCACGATGACCGCAACGCCCCCAAGCCCGCCAGCCACAACATCGGCATGTACCGGGCGCAGCTGGTCGACGCCACGCATCTCGTGATGCACTGGCACATGCACCACGACGGGGCGGCGCACTGGCGCTCGTGGAAGCGCGCGGGCGAGAAGCGCATGCCCATCGCCATCTGCTTCGGCGGCGAGTCGGTGCTGCCCTACGCCGCCACGAGTCCGCTGCCGCCGGGGCTGAGCGAACTGCTCATGGCGGGCTTCCTCAACGGGCGCGGCATTCCGCTGGTGCGGGCCAGGACCGTGCCTCTGTGGGTGCCCGCCAACAGTGAGATCGTGATCGAGGGCTGGGTGAGCACCGAGTGCGGCGGAATCGGGTGGGTTCCGCCGAGGAAGGCATCAAGGGATCAAGGCGTCGAGGGATCGAGGGAATCCGGATCGCCAAGTCACCAAATCGCCACATCACCAGATGATCTCGGCCCCGGCGCGGCGTTCGAAGGGCCGTTCGGCGACCACACGGGGTTCTATTCCCTGCCCGACCGCTACCCGATCGTCGAGGTCACCGCGGTGACGCACCGGCGCGAGGCGATCTTCCCGGCCACCATCGTCGGGCTGCCGCCGCAGGAAGATTACGCTATGGGCAAGGCCACGGAGCGCATCTTCCTGCCGCTTCTGCGCACGCTCATTCACGACATCGAGGACTATCACCTGCCGATGTTCGGCTGCTTCCACAACGGCGCCTTCGTGAAGATTCGCAAGCAGTACCCGCTGCAGGCGCGGCGGGTGATGCACGCCATCTGGGGCGCGGGCCAGATGGCGTGGACCAAGATGATCGTGGTGGTGGACGATGACGTGAACGTGCACGACGAGCAGGCGGTGCTGCGGGCCATGTTCGAGCACTGTCATTTCACGCGCGACGCGGAGATGGTGAACGGCCCGCTGGACATTCTCGACCACGCCGCCCCGCGCTTGGGTGCGGGCACGAAGATCGGCTTTGACGCCACGCGCCGCATGACCGGCGAGGAAGTGGGGGGGATGGGAATTGAGCCGCCTTCCCGGCCCGCGGGCGGCGCGAAGGAAGTCGCGCAACATCTTGGCGCCGATCGCGCCGCGGTCGCGCCCGACTTCGGCTTGGGGCGGCTGGTCTTCCTGGCCGCGCCCAAGCGCGGACCGGGTGACGGTCGGCGGGCGATCGAGCAGGCGTGGCGCGTCATTCCGTCGCCCGGCGCGGCGTTCGTTGTCGCCGTGGACGCGGGAACCGATCTCGACAACTGGGAGCGGGTGTTCTTCCTGCTCTGCGCCAACGCCGATCCGGGACGTGATCGCGTCGTGGAACTGAAGGAAGGCCGCCCCACCGGGCGCATCGGTTTCGACGCGACGACCAAGTTGCGGGGGGAGGCGGCCAATGGCGAGCCGACGCGCGACTATCCCCCGATTCTCGACATGGACGCCGCCATTCGCCAGCGCGTCGAACAACGGTGGCGGGAATACGGCTTCACCCGGTAG
- a CDS encoding ABC transporter ATP-binding protein: MATDSGSFVIDLHHVEKVYRGRVRALAGIEMRVHPGEIFGLLGPNGAGKSTLVKIMMTVVRPTRAAGTLLGRPIGHKGTLAKVGYLPEHHRFPRYLTGRQVLDFYGALAKVGRAQRRSRADHLLELVGMKDWQHKKISAYSKGMMQRVGLAQALINDPKLVLLDEPTDGVDPVGRREIRDLLVRLRGEGKTIFLNSHLLSELEMVCDRVAILVQGKVVQQGTLDELTRDSQRYEIVIHGEVPERLRGHKRIDVRPGDNGRSTLIIHGADPEPVQPIIDQLRIDEVTIVSIRPVRESLEDLFMRAVIDPATGKAHKPGAAAPTSAPPTSAPPTSAPSAGGAA, from the coding sequence GTGGCGACGGACAGCGGGTCATTCGTCATCGACCTCCACCACGTGGAGAAGGTCTACCGGGGCAGGGTGCGCGCCCTGGCGGGCATCGAGATGCGCGTCCATCCCGGCGAGATCTTTGGGCTGCTGGGGCCGAACGGGGCCGGCAAATCCACGCTGGTCAAGATCATGATGACCGTCGTCCGCCCCACGCGGGCTGCGGGCACGCTGCTGGGCCGTCCCATCGGCCACAAGGGGACGCTGGCGAAGGTGGGTTATCTGCCCGAGCATCACCGCTTCCCCCGATACCTCACCGGGCGGCAGGTGCTGGATTTCTACGGCGCGCTGGCCAAGGTCGGCCGCGCCCAGCGTCGCAGCCGGGCCGATCACCTGCTCGAACTGGTGGGCATGAAGGACTGGCAGCACAAGAAGATCTCCGCCTATTCCAAGGGCATGATGCAGCGCGTGGGGCTGGCCCAGGCGCTCATCAACGACCCCAAGCTCGTCCTGCTGGATGAGCCCACGGATGGCGTCGATCCCGTGGGCCGCCGCGAAATCCGCGACCTGCTGGTCCGGCTGCGCGGCGAGGGCAAGACCATCTTCCTCAACAGCCACCTGCTCTCGGAACTGGAGATGGTCTGCGACCGCGTGGCCATCCTTGTGCAGGGCAAGGTGGTGCAGCAGGGCACGCTGGATGAGTTGACGCGCGACAGCCAGCGCTACGAGATCGTCATCCACGGCGAGGTGCCCGAGCGCCTGCGCGGCCACAAGCGGATCGATGTGCGCCCCGGCGACAACGGCCGCAGCACCCTCATCATCCACGGGGCCGACCCGGAGCCGGTGCAGCCGATCATCGACCAGCTGCGCATCGACGAGGTGACGATCGTTTCGATCCGTCCGGTGCGCGAGTCGCTGGAGGACCTGTTCATGCGGGCGGTGATCGACCCGGCGACGGGCAAGGCGCACAAACCGGGGGCGGCGGCCCCCACAAGCGCCCCCCCCACAAGCGCCCCGCCCACAAGCGCGCCTTCTGCGGGAGGCGCCGCATGA
- a CDS encoding ABC transporter permease, which produces MIQFTAMLADAYRELNSKKLFWVTLVLSGLFVAVYGSIGFDPSGLSMLYGAWHIESEFINSETRWSRALYLGIFSDFVVNLWLAWIAIILALISTTTIFPDFMAGGAIDLMLSKPIGRLRLFAFKYITGLLFVLLQMLVFCTGVFLCVGVRLGEWNWLIFAAVPMVTLVFSYLFAFNTLVAVVTRSALAALLLTLLFWFGLWTIQTAEGSLFQFRLLAQVEAEEAQQRVDTWNQSLAALDAASTPADDPRRATLTASRDQEQAALDDARRIESRLIAWHTPIRWVLNTLPKTQETTGLVSRWLKDKDGYSILAMLRGDMTMGTGDAGRGSGSGFGNRRQEAEVSRRMEAALDARSPWMIVGSSVAFEVVLLLLAAWVFCRRDY; this is translated from the coding sequence ATGATCCAGTTCACCGCCATGCTGGCCGACGCCTATCGAGAGCTCAACTCCAAGAAGCTCTTCTGGGTCACGCTCGTGCTGTCCGGGCTGTTCGTGGCCGTGTACGGGTCGATCGGCTTCGATCCGTCGGGGCTGTCGATGCTGTACGGCGCGTGGCATATCGAGAGCGAGTTCATCAACAGCGAGACGCGCTGGTCGCGCGCCCTGTACCTCGGCATCTTCTCCGACTTCGTGGTCAACCTGTGGCTGGCCTGGATCGCCATCATCCTGGCGCTGATCTCCACCACTACGATCTTCCCGGATTTCATGGCCGGCGGCGCCATCGACCTGATGCTGTCCAAGCCCATCGGGCGGCTTCGGCTCTTCGCGTTCAAGTACATCACCGGGCTGCTCTTCGTGCTGCTGCAGATGCTGGTGTTCTGCACCGGCGTCTTTCTGTGCGTGGGGGTGCGTCTGGGCGAGTGGAACTGGCTGATCTTCGCCGCCGTGCCCATGGTGACGCTGGTGTTCAGCTACCTGTTCGCGTTCAACACGCTGGTGGCGGTGGTCACGCGCTCCGCGCTGGCGGCCCTGCTGCTGACGCTGCTGTTCTGGTTCGGGCTGTGGACGATCCAGACCGCGGAGGGATCGCTCTTCCAGTTCCGCCTGCTGGCGCAGGTGGAGGCCGAGGAGGCGCAGCAGCGCGTGGACACCTGGAATCAGTCCCTTGCCGCGCTCGACGCCGCCAGCACTCCGGCGGATGACCCGCGCCGGGCCACGCTCACGGCGTCGCGCGACCAGGAACAGGCGGCCCTCGACGACGCCCGTCGCATCGAGTCGCGCCTGATCGCGTGGCATACGCCCATCCGCTGGGTGCTCAATACCCTGCCCAAGACGCAGGAAACCACCGGGCTGGTCTCGCGCTGGCTCAAGGATAAGGACGGCTACAGCATCCTCGCCATGCTGCGGGGCGACATGACGATGGGAACCGGCGATGCCGGACGCGGCAGCGGGAGCGGCTTTGGCAACCGTCGTCAGGAAGCGGAGGTCTCGCGCCGCATGGAGGCCGCGCTCGACGCCCGGTCGCCCTGGATGATCGTCGGTTCGTCCGTGGCGTTTGAAGTGGTGCTGCTGTTGCTGGCCGCGTGGGTCTTCTGCCGACGCGATTACTGA
- the rsmH gene encoding 16S rRNA (cytosine(1402)-N(4))-methyltransferase RsmH, whose product MRAAPGRGGVLRISSIVRDPHSEQPVNTGDPASRLHHTPVLMAQVLRLLDPRPGDTVVDCTAGRGGHAAALAARITGEAAHAVGTTSSAAAPPAGRLLLVDLDADNLAFAAQRVRREVPDVTVETLHASFAGAPEHVKRLGWRADVVLADLGFASTQMDDPARGFSFRADGPLDMRFDRTRGISAAEWLARAGEAEIADVIYHLGEDPYARRIARKLAQSRLRESIDTTTALARLVREAYGPRARTSRVDPATRTFMALRILVNDELASLQSLLRSIEESAAVGGDSWLATGARVGVISFHSLEDRLVKQSFSGLVKRSLAEAVTRKPVTAEESEVRANPRARSAKLRVIRVTHGLASR is encoded by the coding sequence ATGCGGGCCGCGCCGGGCCGTGGAGGGGTTCTGCGGATATCGTCCATCGTGCGTGATCCTCATTCCGAGCAGCCCGTCAACACGGGCGACCCGGCATCCCGGCTGCATCACACCCCCGTCCTCATGGCGCAGGTTCTGCGCCTGCTTGACCCGCGGCCGGGCGACACGGTGGTGGACTGCACCGCCGGACGGGGCGGGCACGCGGCGGCCCTGGCGGCTCGCATCACGGGGGAGGCAGCTCACGCGGTGGGAACGACATCGAGCGCCGCGGCGCCACCCGCCGGGCGCCTCCTGTTGGTCGATCTTGACGCCGACAACCTCGCCTTCGCGGCTCAGCGCGTGCGCCGAGAGGTTCCTGACGTCACGGTCGAAACACTGCATGCCTCGTTCGCGGGAGCGCCTGAACACGTGAAGCGGCTCGGCTGGCGGGCGGACGTGGTGCTGGCGGATCTCGGCTTCGCCAGCACGCAGATGGACGACCCGGCGCGGGGGTTCAGCTTCCGCGCGGATGGGCCGTTGGACATGCGCTTCGACCGCACGCGCGGCATCTCTGCCGCGGAATGGCTGGCGCGGGCCGGCGAGGCGGAAATTGCCGACGTGATCTACCACCTCGGCGAAGACCCGTACGCCCGCCGAATCGCTCGAAAACTTGCACAGAGTCGGCTGCGGGAGTCGATTGACACTACCACGGCGCTGGCGCGGCTGGTGAGGGAGGCGTATGGCCCGAGGGCACGAACCTCGCGAGTCGATCCGGCGACGCGGACGTTCATGGCGCTGCGAATCCTGGTGAATGACGAACTCGCCTCGCTGCAGTCGCTGCTGCGCTCCATCGAGGAATCAGCCGCGGTCGGGGGCGACTCGTGGCTGGCGACCGGGGCTCGCGTCGGCGTGATCTCGTTTCATTCGCTGGAGGACCGGCTGGTCAAGCAGTCCTTCAGCGGGCTGGTGAAGCGGTCGCTGGCTGAAGCCGTCACGCGGAAGCCGGTGACCGCGGAGGAATCGGAGGTCCGTGCGAACCCTCGGGCGCGCTCGGCCAAGTTGAGAGTCATTCGCGTGACCCACGGACTGGCGTCGCGCTGA
- a CDS encoding LysM peptidoglycan-binding domain-containing protein — translation MRRSEWSRIAGSDNVARHGGGRRPNAWMLFDMTRENKLALIIGFGLVLVVGILVSDHLSAANRQQNAALQAEEASLTPGRLEDHRLLTPDYAPIERPEAEGLRLRPGPMAGNQSHLGGSDASASRAAGSNPGPGTILMPGPDQLNRQLPPAGGSGGATLPQSYKWHTIKPKETLAAIARREYGDEKLWKLLAQFNKDRVPNPDVVPAGVTIRLPSKEELLGITGTSVSPGQPSGSGAGAAGAGNTPGGAQPAGGHRTYTVQPGETLSRIAKRLLGSEHRWREIVDLNKDVIKNPDNVTAGTVIRVPNT, via the coding sequence ATGCGTCGATCCGAGTGGAGCCGGATCGCAGGTTCAGACAACGTCGCTCGTCACGGAGGTGGCCGGCGGCCGAACGCATGGATGCTGTTCGACATGACCCGAGAGAACAAACTCGCCCTCATCATCGGTTTCGGTCTGGTCCTGGTGGTCGGCATTCTGGTGTCGGACCACCTGTCGGCGGCCAATCGGCAGCAGAACGCCGCGCTGCAGGCGGAGGAGGCCTCGCTCACGCCCGGCCGGCTGGAGGACCACCGGCTGCTGACGCCCGACTACGCCCCGATCGAGCGGCCGGAGGCGGAGGGTCTTCGTCTGCGCCCGGGTCCGATGGCGGGGAACCAGAGTCACCTGGGCGGGAGTGACGCAAGCGCCTCCCGCGCCGCCGGTTCGAACCCGGGGCCGGGCACGATTCTCATGCCGGGACCGGATCAGCTCAATCGACAGTTGCCGCCCGCCGGCGGGTCCGGCGGCGCCACGCTGCCCCAGTCGTACAAGTGGCACACCATCAAGCCGAAGGAGACGCTGGCCGCCATCGCCCGGCGCGAATACGGCGATGAAAAGCTCTGGAAGCTGCTGGCCCAGTTCAACAAGGATCGCGTTCCCAATCCGGACGTCGTCCCGGCGGGCGTGACGATCCGGCTGCCTTCCAAGGAAGAACTGCTTGGCATCACCGGGACGTCGGTCAGCCCCGGTCAGCCGTCGGGAAGCGGCGCCGGGGCCGCCGGCGCCGGCAACACGCCGGGCGGGGCTCAGCCGGCGGGCGGACACCGCACCTACACCGTGCAGCCGGGTGAAACGCTTTCGCGGATCGCCAAGCGGCTGCTCGGCTCGGAGCATCGGTGGCGCGAGATCGTGGACCTGAACAAGGACGTGATCAAGAACCCCGACAACGTCACGGCGGGAACGGTCATCCGCGTGCCCAACACCTGA